In a genomic window of Chryseobacterium sp. G0162:
- a CDS encoding aminotransferase class IV, with product MSQFIESIKVEDQEIFLLELHQKRVNQTFSHFGKESSIDLAKIYKNLEHDEDGLFKLRISYDLDKRIRTQMIPYAIPEIQDFQLVENNSFDYSFKFEDRKELDKMKMKSKAEEIIIVKNNHITDTSFSNLLFLKGKDWFTPNSYLLNGVQRQHLLKNKKIKEAEITLQNIKQFSHFQLINALNDFDDMFIYPIDRIMNLPGNEEYLDL from the coding sequence AGATTTTTCTATTAGAACTCCATCAAAAACGTGTTAATCAAACATTCTCTCATTTTGGAAAAGAGAGTTCTATTGATCTGGCCAAAATCTACAAAAATCTGGAGCATGATGAAGACGGGCTTTTCAAGCTAAGAATTTCCTATGATCTTGACAAAAGAATTCGCACTCAGATGATTCCTTACGCGATCCCTGAAATTCAGGATTTCCAACTGGTAGAAAACAATAGTTTCGATTACTCATTCAAATTTGAAGACCGCAAAGAATTAGATAAAATGAAGATGAAATCCAAAGCGGAGGAAATCATCATTGTGAAAAATAACCATATCACCGATACTTCTTTTTCCAACCTTTTATTTTTAAAGGGTAAAGACTGGTTTACTCCAAACTCTTATCTTTTGAATGGAGTACAAAGACAACATCTTTTGAAAAATAAGAAAATAAAAGAGGCTGAAATTACTCTACAAAATATAAAGCAGTTCAGCCACTTTCAACTCATCAATGCTTTAAACGACTTTGATGATATGTTTATCTATCCTATTGACAGAATTATGAATCTGCCAGGAAATGAAGAATATCTTGATCTTTAG